In one window of Poriferisphaera corsica DNA:
- a CDS encoding 2-oxoacid:acceptor oxidoreductase subunit alpha, with protein MAEQLNNVNGKRKILARQSAVVRFAGDSGDGMQLAGTQFTDTSAMVGNDIATLPDYPAEIRAPAGTVAGVSGFQINFASEDIHTPGDKVDLLIAMNPAALKAHLSEVKREGIVIVNESEFTKTNLKKAGYPEGSNPLDDDDFLEGFQVFAVPITRLNEESLANSGMGAKDIGRCKNMFALGVIYWLYDRPLDNTIKYITSYFTDKKGKPEVTEANIKSLKAGYYFGETAEFFTERYQINRADITPGRYRKVVGNEATAMGLVTASKLSKRDLVYCSYPITPASTVLHALAGMRHYGVKTFQAEDEIAAVCAAIGVSYAGGMGVTGTSGPGLALKSEAIGLAVMTELPLVIVNVQRGGPSTGLPTKTEQSDLLQALWGRNGDCPVAIVAPKSPADCFDAAIEASRIAMEHMIPVIILTDGYIANGSEPWPVPKADDLDPITIKTVPPLEEDQQFEPYKRLDESLARPWASPGMPGFEHRIGGLEKDFVTGNVSYDPENHQKMTRVRQEKINRIADVIPPIEPHGDNAGDLLVLGWGGTFGSIHTAVERARAKGLSVSSAHLRHLNPMPQNLGDVLKRFKRVLIPELNTGQLRLLVRSKYLVDARGLNKIQGKPFLVEEIEQAIDLMLADGFGNQEFIMPREHQVTPNQWDYDFQTDQEGANA; from the coding sequence ATGGCCGAGCAATTGAATAACGTTAATGGCAAGCGCAAAATCCTTGCGCGGCAATCCGCTGTCGTTCGCTTTGCTGGCGACTCAGGCGATGGTATGCAGCTTGCCGGTACTCAATTCACAGATACCAGCGCAATGGTCGGCAACGATATCGCGACGCTGCCCGATTATCCAGCAGAAATCCGCGCTCCGGCCGGTACTGTTGCCGGCGTCTCAGGCTTTCAGATCAACTTCGCCAGTGAAGATATTCACACCCCCGGCGACAAAGTCGATCTGCTCATCGCCATGAATCCAGCCGCGCTCAAAGCCCACCTTTCAGAAGTTAAACGTGAAGGCATCGTTATTGTTAACGAAAGTGAATTCACGAAAACTAATCTCAAGAAGGCTGGCTATCCCGAAGGCTCCAATCCACTTGACGACGATGATTTCCTCGAAGGCTTCCAAGTCTTTGCCGTTCCGATCACCCGTCTTAATGAAGAATCGCTAGCCAATTCAGGTATGGGTGCTAAAGACATCGGCCGTTGCAAAAACATGTTCGCACTCGGTGTTATCTATTGGCTATACGATCGTCCACTCGATAACACCATTAAATACATCACCAGCTATTTCACGGATAAAAAGGGAAAGCCTGAAGTCACTGAGGCAAATATCAAATCCCTAAAAGCTGGCTACTACTTCGGTGAAACCGCAGAGTTCTTTACCGAACGCTATCAGATCAATCGCGCAGACATCACCCCCGGTCGGTACCGCAAAGTGGTCGGCAACGAAGCCACCGCAATGGGTCTTGTCACCGCTTCAAAATTATCTAAGCGCGACTTAGTCTATTGCTCGTATCCCATCACCCCAGCCAGTACCGTGCTCCACGCGCTTGCAGGTATGAGGCATTACGGCGTAAAAACCTTTCAAGCCGAAGACGAAATCGCAGCCGTCTGTGCAGCAATCGGCGTCTCGTATGCTGGCGGCATGGGTGTGACCGGCACCAGCGGCCCCGGTCTGGCGCTAAAAAGTGAAGCCATCGGCCTCGCCGTCATGACTGAGTTGCCACTCGTCATTGTGAACGTTCAACGCGGCGGTCCTTCAACGGGGTTGCCCACAAAAACAGAACAATCCGATCTTCTACAAGCGCTCTGGGGACGCAACGGAGACTGTCCTGTGGCCATCGTTGCTCCTAAATCACCTGCCGACTGTTTCGATGCCGCGATTGAGGCGTCACGCATCGCCATGGAACATATGATCCCCGTGATCATTCTCACCGATGGCTACATTGCCAACGGCTCAGAACCTTGGCCCGTCCCTAAAGCGGATGACCTTGATCCGATCACCATTAAAACAGTTCCGCCATTGGAAGAAGATCAGCAATTCGAGCCTTATAAGCGGTTAGACGAATCACTTGCACGTCCTTGGGCCTCGCCCGGCATGCCCGGATTTGAGCATCGCATCGGTGGTTTGGAAAAAGATTTCGTCACAGGCAACGTATCCTATGATCCGGAAAACCATCAGAAGATGACCCGGGTCCGTCAAGAGAAAATCAACCGTATCGCCGATGTGATTCCACCAATCGAGCCACACGGTGACAACGCCGGTGATCTACTCGTTCTCGGTTGGGGCGGCACATTTGGTTCGATCCACACCGCGGTTGAACGTGCTCGCGCTAAGGGACTCTCAGTTTCCTCTGCACATCTTCGTCACCTCAACCCGATGCCACAAAATCTCGGCGATGTTCTCAAGCGTTTCAAGCGTGTTCTCATACCCGAACTCAACACCGGCCAGCTTCGTTTGCTTGTCCGCTCAAAATACCTCGTCGACGCTCGTGGCCTGAACAAAATCCAAGGCAAACCATTCCTTGTAGAAGAAATCGAACAAGCCATCGACCTCATGCTCGCTGATGGCTTCGGAAATCAGGAATTCATCATGCCTCGTGAACACCAAGTCACCCCCAATCAATGGGATTATGATTTTCAAACCGATCAGGAAGGGGCCAACGCATGA
- the ccsA gene encoding cytochrome c biogenesis protein produces MGKKTTPGMMIFKTLASLKLTVLLFAMSIFLVVAGTLAQRFVGNWEVVNDYFRSLIVNIPIRDIMPDNSIFSDSTFSFPFPGGALLGTLVLINLMAAFIATFKFNRKRLGILVIHSGLVLLLAGEFATGILAVESQMLIPEGSYANFSEDIREVELAIVDKSDPVQDLVIPIPQSVLVNSAKNLRPITQANLAENAIAKLPFDIRIDQYLSNAILVPLSEPRLPKDWQNPATYGLGLTEYASFPIPDVTGTDVEQKVNTPSIYLTISNADGRSETLLLFSRFDMPHTFTVGEKVYELSLRFKRLYKPYTIHLTDFRFDRFVGTNIPRNYSSDIILKDPTNNEERPVKIWMNHPLRYRGETFFQSSFTQDEKGTVLQVVDNPGWTVPYISSAIMSLGLLLHFGLMFTKFANRQTQAEKKVKKSPLDESAKLGHLPKKYVIATTIVALLVCTYIYAPLMQKPAQPSDVAKANFARLPVTAEGRVKPMDSFARATMIKLMGKQTFKDEQGNKQDGNTFLLDFITNPQVAVKHKVFRIDNPDIKAMLGVTDDKVKYFSIEQLQPFIEQIVTDAQEANKIPDRQRSLYQNNAIVLASNLSLLADVQAMRTPYLIPPSDQRDWEPITDPITRTIHDKKTDVQESVAYWQNIFSSYAGTYNAESTLAVQSQVSFSQSVNAYTEYLEVKHEPMVAKSNFEFAFNKMQPFYHGIVLYAIVFFLAIFTLVVSLLKHNTDRPRSNFLRFLARTAVVILVITFLLHTFAIASRIYITGRPPVTNLYSSAVFVGWFAIIMAMLMERFFKNLIPTLAASVIGMLTLILAHNLATGDTMQMMQAVLDSNFWLTTHVITITIGYSAVFLAGLFAIIYIVQGVYTKSLTKERARTLTTMIYATTAFALFFSFVGTVLGGIWADQSWGRFWGWDPKENGAVLIVLITALILHARWGGLIQQRGIAVLAIGGNIICAFSWFGTNLLGAGLHSYGFMESGFFWLWIFIASQVAMMSVGMMPIRSWASAPNFLTPKRKPPRIKQPV; encoded by the coding sequence ATGGGTAAGAAAACAACGCCTGGCATGATGATTTTCAAAACACTCGCTTCATTGAAATTGACGGTGTTGCTTTTTGCAATGTCGATTTTTCTTGTTGTCGCTGGCACGCTCGCTCAGCGATTTGTTGGCAACTGGGAAGTTGTCAACGATTATTTCCGTTCGCTGATCGTCAATATCCCGATTCGGGATATTATGCCTGACAACTCCATCTTCAGCGATTCGACATTCTCGTTTCCATTCCCGGGCGGCGCATTGCTTGGGACCCTTGTGCTGATTAATTTGATGGCTGCATTTATTGCAACGTTCAAATTTAATCGCAAACGTCTCGGTATTTTGGTGATCCATAGTGGGCTTGTCTTGCTGTTAGCAGGTGAATTCGCAACAGGTATTTTGGCTGTTGAATCGCAAATGCTGATCCCTGAAGGATCGTATGCCAATTTCTCCGAAGACATACGAGAGGTTGAATTAGCAATCGTTGACAAGTCTGATCCGGTGCAAGATCTCGTGATCCCGATCCCTCAATCGGTTCTGGTCAACTCAGCTAAAAATCTCCGTCCGATCACACAAGCGAATCTCGCTGAGAATGCAATTGCCAAGTTACCATTCGATATACGTATCGATCAATATCTGAGCAATGCAATCTTGGTTCCATTGTCTGAACCAAGGCTTCCGAAAGATTGGCAAAACCCAGCAACGTATGGATTGGGCCTCACGGAATATGCAAGTTTTCCGATCCCCGACGTCACGGGCACAGATGTTGAACAGAAGGTGAATACACCGTCCATCTATTTAACGATTAGTAATGCGGATGGACGATCTGAAACATTATTGCTTTTCAGTCGTTTCGACATGCCCCACACGTTTACTGTCGGCGAAAAAGTTTACGAACTCTCGTTACGATTCAAGCGTCTCTACAAACCATACACAATACACTTGACAGATTTCCGATTCGACCGCTTTGTAGGCACGAATATACCACGGAACTACTCCTCAGATATCATCCTCAAAGATCCGACAAACAACGAAGAACGACCCGTTAAAATCTGGATGAATCATCCGCTGAGATATCGCGGCGAAACTTTCTTTCAATCCTCCTTCACACAGGATGAAAAAGGCACGGTTCTCCAGGTCGTCGACAATCCCGGCTGGACTGTTCCATATATCTCATCAGCCATTATGTCACTGGGTCTATTGCTGCATTTCGGATTGATGTTTACGAAATTTGCGAATAGGCAAACGCAAGCTGAGAAAAAGGTCAAAAAAAGTCCCTTGGATGAATCAGCCAAACTTGGGCATCTACCCAAAAAATATGTCATTGCCACTACAATCGTCGCGCTATTGGTCTGTACATACATCTATGCACCGCTCATGCAAAAACCGGCGCAACCATCTGATGTTGCCAAAGCTAATTTCGCCCGCCTACCGGTCACGGCTGAAGGCCGCGTCAAGCCAATGGATTCGTTTGCTCGTGCGACAATGATCAAGCTCATGGGCAAACAAACCTTTAAAGATGAGCAAGGCAACAAACAGGACGGCAATACGTTCCTGCTGGATTTCATTACGAATCCGCAAGTCGCGGTGAAACACAAAGTTTTCCGCATTGATAACCCGGATATTAAAGCGATGCTGGGTGTTACGGATGACAAGGTAAAATACTTTTCGATTGAGCAACTGCAGCCATTCATTGAGCAGATCGTAACCGATGCTCAAGAAGCCAATAAAATACCGGATCGTCAACGCTCGCTATATCAAAACAACGCCATCGTGCTCGCCTCGAATTTGAGCTTGCTCGCAGATGTCCAAGCGATGCGTACGCCATACCTGATTCCGCCCTCGGACCAACGAGATTGGGAACCAATCACAGACCCGATCACGCGCACTATTCATGATAAGAAAACAGATGTACAGGAATCTGTCGCATATTGGCAGAACATCTTCTCTTCATATGCTGGAACATACAACGCAGAATCAACACTCGCTGTACAATCGCAAGTCAGTTTTAGCCAATCAGTCAATGCTTACACGGAATATCTTGAAGTCAAGCATGAGCCAATGGTCGCGAAATCTAACTTTGAGTTTGCCTTCAACAAAATGCAGCCGTTCTATCACGGCATAGTTCTTTATGCCATCGTTTTCTTTCTTGCCATCTTCACGCTTGTTGTCTCATTACTGAAACATAACACGGATAGACCGCGTTCAAACTTTTTACGATTCCTCGCAAGAACGGCTGTGGTCATTCTGGTCATAACATTCCTCCTGCACACATTTGCGATTGCATCACGTATCTATATAACAGGACGCCCACCGGTAACGAATCTATATTCGTCAGCTGTTTTTGTCGGATGGTTTGCCATCATCATGGCTATGTTAATGGAACGATTCTTTAAGAATCTAATTCCAACGCTTGCCGCATCTGTTATTGGTATGCTGACACTCATCCTCGCTCATAACCTTGCTACGGGTGACACGATGCAGATGATGCAGGCTGTCCTCGATTCCAATTTTTGGCTCACCACACACGTCATCACCATCACCATCGGTTACTCTGCTGTATTCTTAGCCGGCCTATTCGCAATCATTTATATCGTTCAAGGTGTCTACACCAAGTCACTCACCAAAGAACGTGCAAGAACGCTCACGACGATGATCTATGCCACAACCGCATTTGCTTTATTTTTCTCCTTCGTTGGTACCGTGCTTGGTGGCATCTGGGCGGATCAATCATGGGGCCGCTTCTGGGGTTGGGACCCGAAAGAAAACGGCGCGGTACTCATCGTTCTAATCACAGCATTGATCCTTCATGCTCGATGGGGCGGCTTGATACAACAACGTGGCATCGCCGTCCTCGCAATTGGTGGTAACATCATCTGCGCTTTCTCATGGTTTGGAACCAATCTACTCGGTGCTGGCTTACACTCTTATGGCTTCATGGAGTCCGGATTCTTTTGGCTCTGGATATTCATCGCCTCACAAGTCGCCATGATGTCTGTTGGCATGATGCCGATTCGCTCATGGGCCTCTGCCCCCAACTTCCTCACGCCCAAACGGAAGCCGCCACGCATTAAG